The Brasilonema sennae CENA114 genome includes a region encoding these proteins:
- a CDS encoding lipid-A-disaccharide synthase-related protein, which produces MSDLSPSSLTSDIEKNTPGLRLLVLSNGHGEDIIAVRILQELQQQPNPPEVFALPLVGQGYAYHGLDIRLIGSVRTMPSGGFIYMDGRQFVRDVQGGLLQLTASQMNSIRHWVNTQKKSGHKIAILAVGDIVPLIFARLSGANYGFVGTAKSEYYVRDDVNFLKRKKKGAWWESFSGSIYHPWERWLMSQQRCKAVFPRDSLTAEILKKWAIPAFDLGNPMMDALEPTISRPRFYGAHIEKQELARPLVVTLLPGSRPPEAYANWQQMMIAVSALMALWEEEKFVGYSSQTLVFLGAIAPSLHFDSIRLILESQGWQPHAQPPIKIPDKDCLTFKQKNAFFILSQNAYNDCLDQGDLAIAMAGTATEQFVGLGKPAITIPGHGPQFTYAFAEAQSRHLGSSVILVEEPAEVAKVVKSLFANPDKLQAIAENGLRRMGKPGAAKRIAEYLMELLWNKD; this is translated from the coding sequence ATGAGTGATTTATCACCATCATCGCTAACCTCTGATATCGAAAAAAATACTCCAGGCTTACGGTTACTTGTTTTAAGCAACGGACATGGCGAGGATATTATTGCAGTCCGTATTTTGCAAGAACTTCAGCAACAACCCAACCCACCCGAAGTCTTTGCTTTGCCCTTGGTGGGACAAGGATACGCTTACCACGGGTTGGATATTCGCCTCATCGGTTCGGTACGTACAATGCCTTCGGGCGGTTTTATTTACATGGATGGACGCCAATTTGTACGCGATGTACAAGGTGGTTTGTTACAACTCACCGCCAGTCAAATGAACTCTATACGTCATTGGGTAAATACTCAGAAAAAATCAGGCCACAAGATAGCTATATTAGCAGTGGGCGATATTGTACCACTGATTTTTGCGCGGTTGAGTGGTGCTAACTACGGCTTCGTAGGCACAGCGAAATCTGAGTACTATGTGCGAGATGACGTGAATTTCTTAAAACGTAAAAAGAAAGGAGCATGGTGGGAAAGTTTTTCTGGCTCAATTTACCATCCTTGGGAACGTTGGTTGATGAGTCAGCAGCGTTGCAAAGCTGTGTTTCCCAGAGACTCGCTAACAGCAGAGATATTGAAAAAGTGGGCGATTCCGGCTTTTGATTTGGGTAACCCGATGATGGATGCTTTGGAACCAACAATTTCACGTCCAAGATTTTATGGTGCTCATATAGAAAAGCAAGAATTAGCTCGACCTTTAGTTGTGACTCTGCTTCCCGGTTCTCGTCCGCCAGAAGCATACGCTAACTGGCAGCAAATGATGATTGCTGTCTCTGCATTGATGGCGCTTTGGGAAGAGGAAAAGTTTGTGGGATATAGTTCTCAAACTCTTGTGTTCTTGGGTGCGATCGCCCCCAGTTTACACTTTGACAGTATACGCCTAATTCTCGAATCTCAAGGCTGGCAACCCCACGCTCAACCTCCAATCAAAATCCCCGACAAGGATTGCTTGACATTTAAGCAAAAAAATGCGTTCTTTATTTTATCGCAGAATGCTTATAACGACTGTTTGGATCAGGGAGATTTGGCGATCGCAATGGCAGGGACAGCAACAGAGCAATTTGTGGGTTTAGGCAAACCTGCGATTACTATCCCTGGACATGGTCCCCAATTTACCTATGCCTTTGCTGAAGCACAAAGCCGTCACTTGGGGTCATCTGTGATTTTAGTCGAAGAACCAGCAGAAGTTGCTAAGGTGGTGAAATCACTGTTTGCCAACCCAGACAAATTGCAAGCAATTGCAGAAAATGGTCTACGACGAATGGGTAAACCAGGTGCAGCCAAACGAATCGCTGAGTATTTGATGGAGTTGTTGTGGAATAAAGATTGA
- a CDS encoding BamA/TamA family outer membrane protein — MRVSSAAIFTLVTLAAGNANQQAFAAPSNTSEQADKPDNVVVPVTEEAPAKIETIAPPETVVIGQFSQKSGNVQSTTGGKPVVITTEKEEQTREVTFSSGSSGSSGSSGSSPASGNNLGVTAAQVNIVGANEELQQAIRSVINTQVGAQISQSQLQKDVKAILETGLFTDARVNSRSTPTGLNVEYQVQPVVVRSLQLSGANVLTYEVARERFQPQIGKVISPSGLKQVVQDINKWYADKGYKVARVISIRPSAEGILTLNVAEGVVNNIKFRFVNEEGKTVDSKDKPVQGRTKTDFLQQQLKFKPGQVYQENLVKQDLQQLYKTGLFQNVNVAFEGDATKLDVVYELKEIGARSINLGGNYNADQGIVGTLTYRDQNVGGVNDIFGFNLEVGARDFQFDTKFTSPYRETNPDAFGYSVSAFRKRGLSETFDGDIKFANGDRIREGRVGGGVSLQRPIDGWNTSLGLNYTRVSLRDRDGKVTPTDEKGNPLSFSGTGIDDLTTVSLSATKDQRDNPFNPTNGSILKLSAEQSIPLGEGQISMNRVKADYSQFMPVKLFESKKPQVFALNVQAGTVLGDLPPYESFNLGGVNSVRGYGEGDVASGRTYVLASAEYRFPIVQALGGVFFADFASDLGSGESVLGNPAGVRDKPGTGFGYGAGVRFDSPLGLIRADFGLNDQGESRVHFGIGQRF; from the coding sequence ATGCGAGTTTCTTCTGCGGCAATTTTTACTCTAGTGACTTTGGCAGCTGGCAATGCTAATCAGCAAGCATTTGCTGCACCCTCTAATACTTCTGAGCAAGCTGATAAACCTGATAACGTAGTGGTGCCAGTGACCGAAGAAGCGCCAGCTAAGATAGAAACGATCGCACCCCCAGAGACAGTAGTCATTGGACAATTCTCTCAGAAATCTGGCAACGTGCAAAGTACTACTGGTGGTAAACCGGTGGTGATAACTACTGAAAAGGAGGAGCAGACAAGGGAAGTAACTTTTTCATCTGGCTCATCTGGCTCATCTGGCTCATCTGGCTCATCTCCAGCTAGTGGTAATAACTTAGGAGTCACTGCTGCACAAGTGAACATCGTCGGTGCGAATGAGGAATTGCAGCAGGCGATTCGCAGTGTCATCAACACTCAAGTCGGTGCACAAATCAGTCAAAGTCAGTTACAAAAAGATGTTAAAGCAATTTTGGAGACTGGTTTATTTACGGATGCTCGTGTTAATAGCCGTTCTACGCCAACTGGCTTAAATGTAGAGTACCAAGTACAACCAGTTGTTGTGCGTTCTCTACAACTTTCCGGGGCAAACGTGTTAACTTATGAAGTCGCCAGGGAACGCTTTCAACCTCAAATAGGAAAAGTCATCAGTCCCAGTGGTCTCAAACAAGTAGTCCAAGATATTAATAAATGGTACGCTGACAAAGGTTATAAAGTTGCAAGAGTTATATCGATTCGGCCCAGCGCTGAAGGAATCCTGACTTTGAATGTTGCTGAAGGTGTTGTCAACAATATCAAGTTTCGTTTTGTGAACGAAGAAGGCAAAACAGTTGATAGCAAGGATAAACCAGTCCAAGGACGTACAAAAACAGATTTCTTGCAGCAACAGCTTAAGTTTAAGCCAGGACAAGTTTATCAAGAAAACTTAGTCAAACAAGATTTACAGCAACTGTATAAGACAGGATTATTTCAGAATGTCAATGTTGCTTTTGAAGGAGATGCGACAAAACTGGATGTCGTTTACGAACTTAAGGAAATAGGGGCGCGTTCTATTAATTTGGGTGGTAATTATAACGCCGATCAAGGGATAGTTGGTACATTAACTTACCGAGATCAAAATGTTGGTGGCGTTAACGATATTTTCGGTTTTAATCTTGAAGTTGGTGCGCGTGACTTTCAATTTGATACTAAATTTACAAGTCCCTACCGGGAAACCAATCCAGACGCCTTTGGTTATAGTGTGAGTGCGTTCCGCAAGCGGGGACTTTCTGAAACTTTTGATGGTGACATCAAATTTGCAAATGGCGATAGAATCCGGGAAGGTCGAGTTGGGGGTGGTGTTAGCTTGCAGCGCCCGATTGATGGTTGGAATACTTCTTTAGGCTTAAACTATACTCGTGTTAGTCTTCGCGATCGCGATGGTAAAGTTACCCCAACTGATGAAAAGGGAAATCCTCTATCTTTTAGCGGGACTGGTATTGATGACCTGACAACTGTATCCTTAAGCGCCACCAAAGACCAGCGAGATAATCCCTTCAATCCAACCAATGGTTCTATTCTCAAACTCAGTGCCGAACAATCCATCCCTCTTGGGGAAGGACAAATTTCTATGAACCGCGTAAAGGCAGACTATAGCCAATTTATGCCCGTAAAGTTATTTGAATCCAAAAAACCACAAGTCTTCGCCTTGAATGTCCAAGCTGGTACTGTCCTTGGTGATTTACCACCTTATGAAAGTTTCAACTTAGGTGGTGTCAATTCAGTACGTGGTTATGGTGAGGGTGATGTTGCTAGTGGTCGCACTTATGTGTTGGCGTCGGCAGAATATCGCTTTCCGATTGTCCAAGCATTGGGAGGTGTCTTCTTTGCTGATTTTGCCTCAGACTTAGGTTCTGGTGAGTCTGTGTTGGGTAACCCTGCAGGAGTTCGTGATAAACCTGGTACTGGTTTTGGTTACGGTGCTGGAGTCCGCTTTGACTCACCTCTAGGCTTAATTCGGGCTGACTTTGGGCTGAATGACCAGGGAGAAAGCCGCGTTCATTTTGGTATTGGTCAGCGCTTTTAA
- a CDS encoding serine/threonine protein kinase — protein MLSTKTLQSGKYTINQEIGRGGFGITFKATHNFLNQVVVIKTLNEKLRQHPDYVKFERQFQDEARRLATCIHPNIVRVSDFFVEDRLPYMVMEYIPGETLAEAYVMPGIPLPEDKAIHYIKQIAGALQVVHQNGLLHRDVKPDNIILREGTQEVILIDFGIAREFHNGVKQTHTGIVSEGYSPIEQYLSQATRSPATDVYGLAATLYALLTAQVPIPALLRDREQMPSPRDLQPHLSAAVNQAIIRGMATDARFRPQTVAEWLLLLPDTQSGVHQLLVTSVVPTINLSNQPYPDVPDVPNVPDVPNVPQQVASVSTPTAPPSGNAIFKKITSSPKALIATGIALLGITGGFGITSLLTKTRPSSSVPQPQTVVEKNDPNEAKPTVILTPSPVIKETNTTQQTSTQQKEDNTSSQVKSASTSTSTRRRRIRRVSADDTPDNSNVTRQSYRRSYRRNVTNESDDNSNVSKESSQTDSRKFQRRRYRQDSQQEASGSTTKTEPKTTSSPSLTERLRAIRESRKTSSESSVNNRPSYRGASESSQPVNQFKNSPVVVPEQPSIAQPKQFDSPDIVVPTQDKALDNSETGDN, from the coding sequence ATGCTAAGTACTAAAACATTGCAGAGTGGTAAGTACACCATTAACCAGGAAATCGGTCGAGGTGGCTTTGGCATTACGTTCAAAGCAACTCACAATTTCCTCAATCAGGTCGTGGTGATTAAAACTCTCAATGAAAAGCTGCGACAGCATCCTGATTATGTTAAGTTTGAGCGTCAATTTCAAGACGAAGCAAGACGATTAGCAACTTGTATCCATCCGAATATTGTCCGGGTAAGCGACTTTTTTGTCGAAGACAGACTACCCTACATGGTGATGGAATATATTCCTGGTGAAACTTTGGCTGAGGCATATGTCATGCCAGGGATACCTTTGCCAGAGGATAAAGCAATTCATTACATTAAGCAAATAGCAGGTGCGTTGCAGGTTGTACACCAAAATGGCTTGCTTCATAGGGATGTGAAACCAGATAATATCATTCTTCGTGAAGGAACGCAAGAGGTAATACTGATTGATTTTGGGATTGCACGGGAATTTCACAATGGTGTCAAGCAAACTCACACGGGTATTGTTTCTGAGGGTTATTCACCAATTGAGCAGTATCTGTCGCAAGCAACCCGCAGTCCTGCAACTGATGTTTATGGTTTAGCAGCAACACTGTATGCATTATTGACAGCACAAGTGCCTATACCAGCACTTCTGCGCGATCGCGAGCAAATGCCTTCCCCCCGAGACTTACAACCCCATTTGAGTGCTGCTGTCAATCAAGCAATCATTCGTGGTATGGCTACTGACGCTCGCTTTCGTCCGCAAACAGTAGCAGAGTGGTTACTGCTATTACCTGACACTCAAAGTGGTGTACACCAATTGCTTGTGACATCAGTAGTACCAACTATCAATTTATCTAATCAGCCATACCCAGATGTGCCAGATGTGCCAAATGTGCCAGATGTGCCAAATGTGCCACAACAAGTAGCATCTGTGAGCACGCCAACCGCACCACCTTCAGGTAATGCCATATTTAAAAAAATTACCTCATCACCTAAAGCACTGATAGCAACGGGTATAGCTCTTTTGGGTATTACAGGTGGTTTTGGTATCACAAGTTTGTTGACTAAAACTAGACCAAGCTCATCAGTTCCACAACCACAAACTGTTGTCGAAAAGAATGATCCTAACGAGGCGAAACCTACAGTCATCCTAACACCATCGCCTGTTATTAAAGAAACTAATACAACTCAACAAACTAGTACTCAACAGAAAGAAGATAATACTTCCTCGCAAGTGAAATCTGCATCTACTTCTACTTCAACACGCCGTCGGCGTATCCGTCGTGTTTCAGCTGACGATACTCCTGATAACAGCAATGTGACAAGACAATCTTATCGGAGATCCTATAGAAGGAATGTTACAAACGAATCGGACGATAACAGCAATGTGAGCAAAGAATCGTCCCAAACCGACTCCAGAAAATTCCAACGTCGCCGATACCGACAAGACTCACAACAGGAAGCTTCTGGATCTACTACTAAAACTGAGCCTAAGACTACTTCATCACCTTCACTGACAGAGCGACTACGAGCAATCCGCGAATCTCGCAAAACCTCCTCAGAATCTTCAGTAAATAACAGACCATCTTATCGTGGTGCGTCTGAATCATCGCAACCAGTCAACCAGTTCAAGAATTCTCCTGTTGTTGTACCAGAACAGCCATCTATTGCGCAACCAAAGCAATTTGATTCTCCTGATATTGTTGTTCCTACACAAGACAAGGCATTGGATAATTCAGAAACTGGTGATAATTAG
- a CDS encoding glycosyltransferase family 39 protein, with translation MANRKFYLHYLALVGAIALGAILRFWNLDLKPLWMDEVITAIFSLGKSYNDLPLEVVLPLERVSEIFTLQPGVSCSEIAKNIASQSTHPPLFFCGMYSWLKWLSPLGSVWVAKLRSPAAFFGVCEIIAIYYVNRIAFFRSAGIIAAVFMAVSPLAVYLSQEARHYTLPMFLITLGLLGLVQIVKDIEKRQKVRLWVLLGWAIINSIGFYVHYFCILAFIAQVATLLVLMCWRRGNLLNKRQIWLALIVSVSFVAVSFLPWLPVVLNNYNRSETSWLDPPQNISPVYQTLITWLLMVISLPVEKQPLAIAVLSGLLMLLFGIWVGWQVYKGLKQLWCKQSTHLATLTLLSFSVCVLLEFFAIAYFLGKDITAVPRYHFVYYPSFCALIAASFAQINKKEKRRHFIFNQKSSCFIILFVGFFSCVLLVFNLVFQKPFEPEQVARNMNQNPSIPLLMVVGYRDYQDLALGLSFALALEPLREAEKYSSSDVAFFKQSPDFAPVLQKLSQLPPPTATDLSLWLVGPGRKRKDYPQQITLSQKMTCTIDSLQHYRIGVPYQLYRCGVSIPDKTL, from the coding sequence ATGGCTAATCGTAAATTTTATCTACATTATCTGGCTTTGGTTGGGGCGATCGCCCTCGGTGCAATTTTACGCTTTTGGAATTTGGATCTTAAACCTCTGTGGATGGATGAGGTGATTACTGCGATTTTCAGCTTGGGCAAAAGCTACAACGATTTGCCTTTGGAAGTGGTGTTACCTCTAGAACGCGTTAGCGAGATTTTTACTCTTCAACCGGGGGTGAGTTGTTCTGAAATTGCTAAGAATATTGCGAGTCAGTCTACTCATCCGCCGCTGTTTTTTTGTGGGATGTACAGTTGGTTGAAGTGGTTGAGTCCTTTGGGAAGTGTGTGGGTTGCGAAGTTGCGATCGCCTGCAGCGTTTTTTGGTGTGTGTGAAATTATAGCAATTTACTACGTTAATCGTATTGCCTTTTTTCGGTCTGCCGGGATAATCGCAGCAGTTTTTATGGCTGTTTCCCCTCTGGCTGTTTACCTTTCCCAAGAAGCAAGACATTACACTTTGCCGATGTTCCTCATCACTTTAGGTTTACTTGGGCTGGTGCAAATTGTCAAAGATATTGAAAAGCGGCAAAAAGTGAGATTGTGGGTTTTGCTGGGATGGGCAATCATTAACAGTATTGGTTTTTATGTTCATTACTTTTGTATTCTTGCTTTTATTGCTCAAGTTGCTACGCTACTAGTGCTGATGTGTTGGCGAAGAGGAAATCTTCTCAACAAGCGCCAAATTTGGCTAGCACTCATTGTATCTGTGAGTTTTGTTGCAGTTAGCTTCCTGCCCTGGTTACCAGTTGTTTTGAATAACTATAACCGTTCTGAAACCAGTTGGCTTGATCCTCCGCAAAATATTTCCCCAGTTTATCAAACTCTGATTACGTGGCTGCTGATGGTGATTTCTCTTCCTGTGGAAAAGCAGCCACTTGCAATTGCAGTTTTATCTGGGTTGTTAATGCTTTTGTTTGGTATTTGGGTGGGTTGGCAAGTTTACAAAGGTTTAAAGCAGCTATGGTGTAAACAATCAACGCATTTAGCGACACTCACGCTGCTTAGTTTCTCTGTGTGCGTGTTATTGGAATTCTTTGCGATCGCCTACTTCTTGGGAAAAGATATTACTGCTGTTCCCCGCTATCACTTTGTTTATTATCCCAGCTTTTGTGCCCTAATTGCTGCAAGTTTCGCTCAAATCAACAAGAAAGAAAAAAGAAGACATTTCATTTTCAATCAGAAGTCTTCATGTTTCATCATTTTATTCGTCGGATTTTTTAGTTGTGTTCTTCTTGTTTTCAACTTAGTATTTCAAAAACCATTTGAGCCGGAACAAGTGGCGCGAAATATGAATCAAAATCCTTCCATTCCTCTTTTGATGGTAGTGGGATACAGAGATTACCAAGATCTGGCGTTAGGCTTAAGTTTCGCTTTAGCATTAGAACCACTTAGGGAAGCAGAAAAATATTCCTCCTCTGATGTTGCTTTCTTCAAGCAATCACCAGACTTTGCTCCTGTCTTGCAAAAACTTTCCCAACTTCCTCCACCAACTGCAACTGATCTTAGTTTATGGCTTGTTGGTCCAGGTAGAAAACGCAAAGACTATCCGCAGCAGATAACACTTTCCCAGAAAATGACTTGCACTATAGATTCTTTGCAGCACTATCGGATTGGTGTTCCTTATCAATTGTATCGTTGTGGAGTTTCAATTCCTGATAAGACTTTGTAA
- a CDS encoding ATP-dependent helicase encodes MPKESQSIESTLPVPSPQETGIANIRNTLRQGQQRMADWNSGSLAVSAVPGAGKSTGMAAAAAIAIAHQYEQSAQSRRNIRRQLIVVTFTRSAAANIKIKIREYLKELSLPQTGFSVNTLHGLALNIASRYPNLSGLELDNVTLITPNQSHRFIRTAVEQWIATAPGRYSRLLEGIQFDGEETERLRRQSVLRTEVLPELATIVIHEAKSSGLLPEDLREFGKKTTGKQGTDEYNILSIAAGLYEQYQNLMRSRDFIDYDDMILAALRVLENDNARKIEQNKVFAVFEDEAQDSSPLQTKLLTILAKDADNLDEPPNMIRVGDPNQAINSSFTPADPIYFRQFCKDCDAQQRLVTMDQAGRSTKIIIDAANFVLEWVNSLYVKTTQQEDNNRETQINKEFSQTPPTPFRFQRIRPVEPNHREADVNPQAVGLGLELYTPRDIHHTVELLSQRIVELFSQEPDNISAAILVREHRQGRWLAQALSSVCKEHNIPVYDVGERDRHSHVPEEVLALLQFCDRPHSPDYLKRTLEVLLQRRLIETQDFNALATLPEEFLYPTPLASPQPQPVQKAAHLCRSLLRARLELPLYQLISFIALTLKYEQAELATADKLAERVIQQIAGNTSMGSMLNVLSEIVSSERFEPVETEDLEKRYTRNGQLTIITMHKAKGLDWDYVFMPFLHENLIPGRFWVPPQSQFLGNFTLSEVARAQIRAALHGQSTLPSITTAWEQAKHLKTAEEYRLLYVAMTRAKRLLWMSAAKKAPFTWSKPENLQEQTPCPVFPALKRQFPKSVRN; translated from the coding sequence GTGCCTAAAGAATCTCAATCTATAGAATCTACATTACCTGTACCTTCCCCACAAGAGACAGGCATAGCAAATATCCGTAATACCCTGCGCCAAGGACAGCAGCGTATGGCTGACTGGAACTCCGGTTCACTAGCTGTGTCAGCAGTTCCTGGTGCTGGCAAATCTACCGGAATGGCTGCAGCAGCTGCAATTGCGATCGCCCATCAGTATGAACAATCTGCCCAATCACGTCGAAACATCCGTCGTCAACTGATTGTTGTTACTTTTACTCGCTCAGCTGCTGCTAATATTAAAATCAAAATCCGCGAATACTTAAAAGAATTATCACTACCCCAAACTGGCTTTAGTGTCAATACATTACATGGTCTGGCGTTGAACATAGCTAGCCGTTATCCTAATTTATCAGGTTTAGAATTAGATAACGTCACTTTAATTACACCAAATCAAAGTCATAGATTTATTAGGACTGCTGTAGAGCAATGGATTGCCACCGCTCCGGGGCGCTATTCTCGGTTATTAGAAGGTATTCAATTTGACGGCGAAGAAACAGAAAGACTGCGGCGACAGTCGGTATTGCGGACAGAAGTCTTGCCAGAACTAGCAACTATAGTTATTCATGAAGCAAAGAGTTCTGGTTTATTACCAGAAGATTTGCGTGAATTTGGCAAAAAAACCACTGGCAAACAAGGCACAGACGAATATAACATCTTAAGTATTGCTGCTGGGTTGTACGAGCAATATCAGAATTTGATGCGATCGCGTGACTTCATTGACTACGACGACATGATTTTAGCCGCCCTGCGTGTTTTGGAAAACGACAACGCCCGTAAAATCGAGCAAAATAAAGTTTTCGCCGTCTTTGAAGACGAAGCCCAAGATTCGAGTCCCTTGCAAACAAAGCTATTAACAATTCTCGCCAAAGACGCCGATAATCTTGACGAACCACCAAATATGATTCGCGTTGGTGATCCAAACCAAGCGATTAACTCAAGCTTTACCCCAGCCGATCCGATTTATTTTCGGCAATTCTGCAAAGATTGCGACGCCCAGCAACGATTAGTAACAATGGATCAAGCTGGTCGTAGCACGAAAATTATCATCGACGCCGCCAACTTTGTCTTAGAGTGGGTAAATAGTCTTTACGTGAAAACCACACAACAAGAGGATAATAACAGGGAAACACAGATCAACAAAGAATTTTCCCAGACTCCTCCCACTCCTTTTCGTTTCCAAAGAATTCGCCCCGTTGAACCTAATCACCGTGAAGCTGATGTCAATCCCCAAGCTGTGGGACTAGGATTGGAACTGTACACACCACGTGACATTCATCACACCGTCGAGTTGCTGTCCCAGAGGATTGTAGAGTTATTTTCTCAAGAACCCGACAATATTAGTGCAGCGATTTTAGTACGGGAACATCGTCAGGGACGGTGGTTGGCACAAGCGCTGAGTTCTGTGTGTAAAGAGCATAACATTCCTGTGTATGATGTGGGGGAGCGCGATCGCCATTCTCATGTACCAGAAGAAGTTTTAGCACTTTTACAATTTTGCGATCGCCCCCACTCTCCCGACTACCTCAAAAGAACATTAGAAGTTCTTCTACAACGGCGTTTGATTGAAACCCAGGATTTCAACGCCCTTGCAACTTTACCAGAAGAATTTTTGTATCCTACTCCTTTAGCTTCACCTCAACCACAACCAGTCCAAAAAGCTGCTCATCTTTGTCGAAGTTTACTTCGTGCTCGTTTAGAACTACCTTTGTACCAGTTAATTTCATTCATCGCCCTAACATTAAAATATGAGCAAGCAGAACTCGCAACAGCCGACAAACTCGCAGAAAGAGTCATCCAGCAAATAGCTGGTAATACTTCGATGGGTTCAATGCTGAATGTATTAAGTGAAATCGTCAGTTCCGAACGCTTTGAACCAGTAGAAACAGAAGACTTAGAAAAACGATACACCCGTAACGGTCAACTGACAATCATCACCATGCACAAAGCAAAAGGGCTAGATTGGGACTACGTTTTCATGCCTTTTCTCCATGAAAACTTAATTCCTGGTAGATTTTGGGTTCCTCCTCAAAGCCAGTTTCTGGGTAACTTTACTTTATCAGAAGTTGCTCGCGCCCAAATTCGCGCTGCTCTACACGGTCAATCTACCTTACCCAGCATCACCACAGCTTGGGAACAAGCAAAACACCTCAAAACAGCTGAAGAATACCGCTTACTCTATGTTGCTATGACACGAGCAAAGCGTCTGTTATGGATGTCTGCTGCAAAAAAAGCTCCTTTCACCTGGAGTAAACCAGAAAACTTACAAGAACAAACCCCTTGTCCGGTATTTCCAGCACTAAAGCGGCAGTTTCCCAAAAGTGTACGAAACTAG
- a CDS encoding GNAT family N-acetyltransferase produces MQNIEVRPVKDKQELDDMFHQRWLVLRGPLGMDKGTEKDKHEDSAFHLVAVCDHKVIGSARLRLLSKELGSIAYLAVLPEFRRQGIGTKLMEKLIEIAPEKNLNTLRLMSRIEAVNFYKRLGFCELGEPFDYLNVSHIFMQYKLQQSQRKPRD; encoded by the coding sequence ATGCAAAACATCGAGGTGCGTCCCGTCAAAGATAAACAAGAACTAGATGATATGTTCCACCAAAGGTGGCTTGTTTTGAGAGGACCTTTAGGAATGGACAAAGGAACAGAAAAAGACAAGCATGAAGATAGCGCTTTTCATCTAGTTGCTGTTTGTGATCACAAAGTGATTGGTTCAGCGAGACTGCGCTTACTGTCAAAAGAATTGGGAAGTATTGCTTATCTCGCTGTCTTACCTGAGTTTCGCCGTCAAGGCATTGGTACAAAACTCATGGAAAAATTGATAGAAATAGCCCCAGAAAAAAATCTTAATACTTTAAGATTAATGTCACGAATTGAGGCTGTCAACTTTTACAAGCGACTAGGATTCTGCGAACTAGGGGAGCCATTTGATTATTTGAATGTGAGTCATATTTTTATGCAATACAAGCTGCAACAGTCTCAGAGAAAACCGAGAGATTAG
- a CDS encoding sucrase ferredoxin gives MNTLFCSDNSRQIGEDIIGSATNNETYILVECPTPWTSEAFNSKWVPENLKLLVEKCKSAKIPVRFLLIANNSSHKVDSTTVLIYQKKEGFSNGYHKQEFHLAHIEQAAGVVRKWLSGHSSNYEVKSSATRDILVCTHGSHDLCCARYGNPFYCQAVAMCDNLCLDNVRIWKSSHFGGHRFAPTIIDLPEGRFYGALDQDSFRSILTRTGDINCLNKVYRGWGILPTSIQVLERELILQYGWDWFDYKVAGRIIEQSSDNTTILAELTVEKPDCSLDTYQAKLVKNESESVVLRGSCNAKKESLFVKYSVANLSVFSETVAACIA, from the coding sequence ATGAATACTTTGTTTTGTTCTGATAATTCACGCCAAATAGGAGAAGACATTATTGGCAGCGCCACCAATAACGAGACTTACATATTGGTTGAGTGCCCTACTCCCTGGACATCAGAAGCCTTCAATTCTAAATGGGTTCCAGAGAATTTGAAGCTTTTAGTTGAAAAGTGTAAGTCGGCTAAAATTCCGGTAAGATTCCTTTTAATTGCTAATAACTCATCACATAAGGTAGACAGTACAACTGTATTAATTTATCAGAAAAAAGAAGGATTTAGTAACGGATACCACAAACAAGAGTTTCATCTGGCACATATTGAGCAAGCAGCAGGAGTTGTCAGAAAATGGTTATCTGGTCACTCTAGTAATTATGAAGTCAAAAGCAGTGCAACCAGGGATATTTTAGTATGTACCCACGGTAGCCATGATCTTTGCTGTGCTAGGTATGGTAATCCCTTTTATTGCCAAGCTGTAGCGATGTGTGATAACTTGTGCTTGGACAATGTTCGGATTTGGAAATCAAGTCACTTTGGTGGACATCGATTTGCACCAACAATAATAGACTTGCCAGAAGGAAGATTCTATGGTGCCCTCGATCAAGATTCATTTCGGTCGATTTTGACGCGAACTGGTGATATCAACTGTTTGAATAAAGTTTATCGAGGTTGGGGAATTCTGCCAACTTCTATTCAGGTTTTGGAAAGAGAACTCATCCTCCAGTATGGATGGGATTGGTTTGATTACAAAGTTGCAGGCAGAATCATTGAGCAAAGTTCAGATAACACTACAATTCTAGCTGAACTAACTGTTGAAAAACCTGATTGTTCTCTTGACACTTACCAAGCTAAGCTTGTGAAAAATGAGAGTGAGAGTGTTGTGCTGCGGGGTTCTTGCAATGCCAAGAAAGAGTCATTGTTCGTTAAATACTCTGTAGCTAATCTCTCGGTTTTCTCTGAGACTGTTGCAGCTTGTATTGCATAA